One genomic segment of Pedobacter endophyticus includes these proteins:
- the hisS gene encoding histidine--tRNA ligase gives MSVIKPSLAKGTRDFSPVEMVKRNFIYDTIKSVFRKYGYAEIQTPSFENLSTLTGKYGDEGDKLIFKILNSGEYLKDAKKKSFDFAQDDNSNKLIPLISEKALRYDLTVPFARYVVMHQHEITLPFKRFQVQPVWRADRPQKGRYREFYQCDVDVVGSESLLNEAEFILIYNEALAKLGLKDFSIKINNRKILSGIAEIIGKPDLIIDMTVAIDKLDKIGLDGVSKELLERGFTDADLEKLRPVILLEGTNEEKLASLKNVLAASEIGLKGVAEIEQVFDYVESLIAYSLPLTAKLELDITLARGLNYYTGCIFEVKTNEVAMGSIGGGGRYDDLTGMFGLKDLTGVGVSFGADRIYDVLEELNLFPAAAEIGTKVLISNFDSEAEKYALPILQQLRNAGISAELYPSSAKLKKQMAYADAKNIPFVILIGGDEIASGELTLKNMQSGEQQKLTVLGILDLLK, from the coding sequence ATGTCAGTTATCAAACCCTCGTTAGCAAAAGGTACACGCGATTTTTCGCCTGTTGAAATGGTAAAGCGCAACTTTATTTACGATACCATTAAATCGGTTTTCAGAAAGTATGGTTACGCAGAAATTCAGACCCCAAGCTTCGAAAACCTTTCTACCTTAACGGGAAAATATGGTGACGAGGGCGATAAATTGATTTTTAAAATACTGAATAGTGGCGAATACCTAAAAGATGCCAAAAAAAAGTCTTTCGACTTCGCTCAGGACGACAATAGCAATAAACTTATTCCATTAATCTCCGAAAAAGCCCTGCGTTACGATTTAACAGTACCTTTTGCCCGTTATGTAGTCATGCATCAGCACGAAATTACCTTACCTTTCAAGCGCTTTCAGGTTCAACCGGTTTGGCGGGCCGATAGGCCGCAAAAGGGACGATACCGTGAATTTTATCAATGCGATGTCGACGTAGTCGGATCAGAAAGCCTCCTAAACGAAGCAGAGTTTATCTTAATTTACAATGAGGCACTGGCCAAACTGGGACTAAAAGATTTCAGCATAAAAATCAATAATAGAAAAATTCTATCAGGCATCGCCGAAATTATAGGTAAACCTGATTTGATTATCGATATGACGGTAGCCATTGATAAGCTCGATAAAATTGGTCTCGATGGGGTAAGCAAAGAACTGTTAGAACGTGGCTTTACAGATGCCGACCTTGAAAAGCTCCGCCCGGTTATTTTATTAGAGGGAACGAACGAAGAAAAGCTGGCAAGCTTAAAAAACGTTCTGGCCGCTTCAGAAATTGGATTAAAAGGTGTAGCCGAAATTGAACAGGTTTTCGATTATGTTGAAAGCCTGATTGCCTACAGCTTACCATTAACCGCAAAATTAGAGCTCGATATTACCCTTGCCCGAGGTTTAAACTATTATACAGGTTGTATTTTCGAGGTTAAAACCAACGAAGTGGCCATGGGCAGTATCGGTGGTGGCGGTCGTTACGATGACTTAACAGGCATGTTTGGCTTAAAGGACTTAACCGGAGTGGGTGTGTCTTTTGGTGCAGATCGCATTTACGATGTGCTCGAAGAACTCAACCTTTTTCCGGCAGCAGCAGAAATAGGAACAAAGGTGTTAATCAGCAATTTTGATTCGGAAGCAGAAAAATATGCCTTGCCAATCCTGCAGCAACTCCGCAATGCCGGCATTTCAGCAGAGCTCTACCCATCGTCGGCCAAGCTCAAAAAGCAAATGGCGTATGCCGATGCCAAAAATATTCCTTTTGTAATTTTAATCGGTGGCGACGAAATAGCAAGCGGCGAATTAACCCTAAAAAATATGCAGAGTGGCGAACAACAAAAGCTCACCGTTTTGGGCATTTTGGATTTGTTGAAGTAA